Below is a genomic region from Neomonachus schauinslandi chromosome 2, ASM220157v2, whole genome shotgun sequence.
gttgaattcgtaggtgttcagaatggtttgatccctatccagctgaattcctgggaccagacgaaatccaggtctcctactcctccgccatcttgctccgcccccaaactaaatatttttaatgcttattgCATGTATTTCCACTTTGCCTCCCAGAAGGGGTGGAGAAATTTGCATTAGCCAacagtgaatatttaaaatgatcattttcaaTTGTcaaatggttaaaaaagaaatagctaataatttcactttctttgaaTACTAGGATCATtgactttttatatgtttattggcaGTTTGTATTTCATGAATTATCTGTTTATTTCTATTGCCCATTTAAAATGCttcctttaaaatactttctctttAGGAGCTCTTCATGGACTGAGGATAGTAATCTTTTGAGTGCCATGCATACCACAGTTATTTTTCCTGAGGTAtgatttgccttttaattttatgttaattttcttttgtacTGAATTTTACCCATTCATGGTGTCAAATCTATGAATCTCCTTTTTGTCGTTTCTTATATGCTTAGATTTCTCAACTCCACTTGGATAAATATGCATGTGTTTCCTTCTATGCTtttgtatgattttatatttaagtctctGATCCATGTAGAACTTATTTTAGAGTGTGGTCTTAATACTGTAGCTTAATTTTTCCTCAAATACCCACCTGTTAAGGCAAGATTAATTACTCAtcatatctcatggttttgaagTTCACTTTACCATATACtaaatttttatgataaaatgtgTTTCTGGGTTTTAATATGCTACCGTAATTATTCTAGTATATAGTCTATCTGATGGTATacatccttccctctcccttcaccccaaATGTACCATTTACTATTTACCCAAtgttttgactttgtttttctttttcttttaatatgataaaattatGAGTCTCTGTAGAATAATTCTGTCCTTGGTGTCCAAAGCtaagttgttttttaaacaatggattttaattttatagttggcccttgaacagcacaagtttgaactgcacaggtccacttatatgtgaattttttatggtatagtactgtaaatgtattttctctcacatatgatttttaaaataacattttcttttctctttattgtagGACTACAGCATATAACAGATTCACATAGTATGTGTTAATTGTCtatttatattattggtaaggaTTCTAGTCAACAGTAGTTTATTAATGGCTTAGTTTTCGGGGACTTAAAGTTACAGGTAGATTTTTGACTGGTAGGGGATCAGTCCTCCTTATCCCCATGTTGTtccagggtcaactgtacttataTTTCTTCTAATTTAAGAATTCTGTACTAGAATATCAAACACATTTACAAACAGTAAATCAGTTGCTGTCAAAagatttattgaagaaaaatcagcaaaatgaaaacagacccATTTTAAAAGTCTGTGTCAGGAAAGAATGAAGATTCATGTCCTTGAACTGCTAACCAAAAGCATAAGAAGAGTGCAATATCAGTGCTTAAGacctgaaaaaaaatgacaaaaattcaggaaagaaattttacagaaagaaaattaaattgattAATATGTTTGTACACAATATTGTTTTTGACAGATTTACGTGTTTATAAAATATCACTCTGCCTAGTTTGCATCCAACATAAGCCAGGAACTCTataatatttcttacattttttacaTGTGGATGCTAAACAATTACTGAATAGTCTTAATTCTATTGCAAATAGAAGGAggattgcaaatatattttttaatagaagaaaatcatTGGTTGCATGAAAAAATCTGTTTAGAATTAGCACTTCAGAACTTTTAATACTACAATTTTTTTTGAGCTATGGTAATTCAATTCTCATCTCTTCAACTACACTAAAATGTGCTATCAAGGGTCAACTAAAATGACATACATCATTAAATGTAGCAGGAAACGAGCTTTCtttattgctctctctctctacatatccCTGAAAGCTGggattaaagattttatattaaaGTAAATAATTGGATAATAATTGAATTAACCTTTTTGATACTAGAGGAACTCTTGTATACTCAATTTTTAAGTTTCCATAAATACATTCTACTGCATGACTTCTTTTGTTAAGCATCCACATTTTTCTGAGTCTAATACTTGCCTTAAATGTTCACAttctttattaagattttttgCTTGCTAGACAAACTTCTTAGATGTTAAAACTAGCTGTCTAGGCTGTTGCTCAATTCTATGTGGCATCTGTTTTGCTGCTTTCAAATCAGGAACTCATCTGGTTCTTCTTTCAGTAGCTTAAAGACACCCATTTCAGTTGTAAAAGCATCTTCCTCATTGTTTAGGGTATCTGGATTGGGGGTGGTTTCTGAAAGTGGCTCACTGTCCTTAATTACAGATTCCATTGTATTATTTTCAGACAGATCTTCTTTTGTCAGAGTAGATGAATTTTCCGTGAGATTCATAGCTACTGATATCGGGACTACAAAGTCATATCTGGATTCAACCGCTGTGAGCAAAACAGGATCATTCTCTGCTTCATTTGTGGTATTTTTCTCCATCCAAACATTGACTTCATCCATAGACTCTTCATCGGTCAGCAGAATATCTTCTGCATTATCTTTGTCTCTTTCGACAGTGGTAGTGAGTTCAAACACAGTGATGAACTTTTCCTCATCGGAGTCTGTTAGTTTAGGCACAGCATTGGGGTCATCCTCTGGAAGACTTAAGtcaatttcagttattttctcttctgtaaggGCAGTTATGTCTGGAATAGTGAAGTTTTTTTCAGTAGCAGGAGAGATTTCAGCCTCAGGTATAGAAGAGTTGGTGATCTGGATGGCCTCATCAGCAGTGACATTGGATTTAACTGAGGAACTGTAATTGTTAACATCAGATTCATCCTTAGCTGGAATGGTGGGAGTGTCTGCAATGCTGGCGGTGCCTCCCTTTAATGTGCCAGAGACTTCAGAAGTTATTGAGACATCTTCATTCCCTGGATCAGTGGTATCCAAGAGAATATCTTCTTTTGCCATGTTAGTGGAAAAATCTATTAAAGAAACAGTAGCACTTGGTGATGAAATATTAACAATTTTCGCTGGGATTAAATTTTCAGTAATAGAATCATTAGCCATGGTGTTTGTTGTGCCTGTCAGAGTAGTAATTTCTTTCTCCAGATGGGTTGATGACTTAATAATATGGGACTCAACATCATcttctgattttactttttcctttggaGATGTAAGCTTGTTGTCTGTTcttgaaaaatcattttctagTGTATAGTCGTTTACTGAAGTAATGTGGTCTCCTTCTGAAGTGATGGTTGTTTCTGATTTAGGAATAGTGTTGTCAGCCCCAAAGAAAATGGTTGCTTCAGTTGTTGTTTTACTGCTTTCTGTTGGAGGATGAGAATCAATTTTTGGCAAACCATCTTCAGCCATGGGACAAAATGGCACCATGTACACTCACTGGTCTTTCCCTGGGCCCAGTGGTATCCCTAGGCAGGAGAGTGATGTTCATTATAGTGATTGAAGCATTGGTCATCATGGTGATTGTTGCATCAACCATAGGGCCAATGGCAGTGGCTCTCCTTGAAGGTTGTTTCTGTGCTCTGATTGGGCATCTAGTTTCAAGAGTATTGACATTAGATGAAAAGACAATAGAATCCTCTCTGATCATGAAATCAACATTCACAGCTGGAtttatcatgtttttctttataaggGATCTACCTTCCATTATGGAGCTAGTGTCACTTGAAATAGACATAGCAGTGTCAGCCACGTACTTTGTGGGTTTAGTGTCAGTGGGGAAAACTCCAGGAGTCATGAGATTATCTGCATTAGCTTCAAGTTGTCTGTCTTTCAAGTaagttaaaaatgtctttttgagGTGAAGTGTCTTCTTTTGAGACTTATGGTATTTaaatgtctaaaaaacaatggcAGCTTTGGCAATGAAGGTAGCTACAGAAGGTAATTAGGTAGCAAGGATTTCAGTTAGTTCTCTTCTTCAGAGAGTGAATTCTCACTTTTTCAGTAAGGATAACAAGTTATTATCCTTTTAgggtttttgtagttttcatcttCATTGCAATTCTTACTTTTTCTTGAATTAACATGCTTAACAATGAGAGTGTCAGgttttgtatatttaatttctttaggaATATTTTTCTGTAGAGAGTGTTAGTTCAACCGAATGCCAGGGAGTTGGCATTATATGCCAGAATTCACCCAGAAACAAAATTGAAGTATGTAATAACTGTATTAGCCTTAAGAATTATATCCTCAATTTCAGAGGGAGTGTTTTCTATAATGATATTAGTTATACCAGCCATCATCCTTTTGTTATCATTCTTAATGTTTAGCTACTTAGATGAAAGGAGATTGTAGCCTGGTGTTAATGTTTGCCCACTGTCattagaagaaagagaattttcatACTTAGACACAACTAAACCTGAAAAAGGGCAGCAGCATAAGCCAGAGCAATGGTTTCCATCCCAAGGGCAAATGTTTTTTTTCATTAGATATGGACTCAACCTCCAAGTTTacagtgtctttttaaaattgattgacCTGGTATAGATATATCACCATTCTCTGTAGAATTATGATAGGTTTAAGAtgggcatttttcattttaaagatatggACAGCTTCTCCAGAAATATTTTTGCTTCAAGGAGATGTCACTATGAGGGTCCCAAAATGTTTATTGACATGGGAAATGCTGTCAGTATCAGGGACAGGGAGGAAAGTCTTAAGTTAGTGACAAGCACAGGTTCTTTATTTCTAAGTCATTTCCAGTGGCAGTAAAGGAAATCATAATGTAAAGCCATTCTCTAGGTTGCCTAACTCAATGGGAGGTTTTTTAAcctctacatttttttctcatcatctAGAGTTTGTGAGGCTTAATTCAGGATAAGGCATGCTATAAACAGAAGACTTGGTGTCCTTTTGGGGGGGAATTCTTTTTTGtgtacaaaaagggaaaaaaagatggaaatgttAGCTGTATAATTGCTAGAAGTCAGCTTGGAGTACTTGGTATATGTTATATTGAATAGAATTAGAATAAGGagcaaaatattcatttttatgagCATTTAATTCCTGGTTAGAAATGTtaggtgaggggtgcctggggggctcaagTCAGTgagatgtctgccttcagctctggtcatgatcccaaggtcctgggatagagccccatgttgggcttcctgctcagcggggaatctgcttctccctctgcccctctcccagctgaggctctctctctgtctctctcaaatgaataaataaaaaaaaatcttaaaaaaaaaagaaatgtcaggtGATATGATATCATCTTCATAGATACTAATTTCtcaaatagtttttaatttcaggGATTACTGTTGTGCTCACACCAAACTCTGTTTCTAGTAATAATAGCTGTGAGGTGGGATCACATTGATTATAGCAATAGTAAGTCTTTTCTTTCCTATAGAGGATATTATtaccattatcttttttttttaatcatcgaCCTCAAAAAGGACACCTCACATTGAGAGTGTGTATCATCCATCAAAGAGCAGGAAGCATATGGTGAAAATCCTGGTGAGAGTGCTGGAATTTTAGCAATTTTGAGGATGGAACTGGAGTCATTTGCTCCAGGGAACATGGGAAACTCTTAATTGACCAATAGATCATTACCACCAAAGATATTAGCTGACTTAAGGACAGAGGATCAGATTCTATAGGTGAGTTTCATTTTATCTAAGTAGTTGTTTCCTTTATTGTTGTAGTGTCTATTACTCTAATGAAAACTGTCTTTTCTCAGGAAAGCATCAAGTTTATGTTTAAGTAGCAAATTCTTCAGatccacaatgaaaaaaaagtttttttttttttttttaagtggaaaagggGAAGCTGTTAACAAAAGAAGGAGACTTCTCAATAAGGCCTCAGGAAGGTTATTTGGCAATTTATGATTTTCATGGATACTTGACTAGGAAGAGTCCTCAGATACAGACTTTGAAAATGCTGGTGTCATAGTGATGCCCACCCTTAAGACTTTGTATGGAGAATCTCTTGAGATTTATCAGATGAAATGTCATGTGCgattttaaaagaatcaattGAGATAAGTGGTGTCTTCTATGGACACTAGAATTCCTACTTTAGAAAGAGACTATatatcttcaaattttatttatttatttattggagaaaatAGAGTTATTAATCCTAGGTGCGGTGATTATAATCACTATTGGAATGTATTTGCTGAGGAGGTTTCAGGTTCAGTATCTTCATTCCTGAGAGAATTGCCAGCTTCAGATAcagggagggaggtgagaggaGCAATTACATCTTGAGATTTAATTATGACAACATCCACATTTTTGTCCTCTTCCCCTCCAGTGATTGGAATGTTGGGTCCATGAGTAAGGAAATTGTAATTGAAGGATGCATTGGCCTGTGGTGtcactatttttttgtttttgaggaaaaTGGCATATATTATAGCAGGGTCAGTTATGACACTCATGTGTGCTTTGTAGTTTGTAGGCTTCTCAGGGATGTCCTTTAGAATAATTGTTTCTGTATGTGACTGAAGAATATCAGCCCTAAAGAATTTCCTTTAGCTTGTGATACAATAGAAATTTCTTGAAAcctagataatatttttttttctcgaCAGTGGTTTCTTGTGTATCATTTGTGCTTTCTGAAGTTTGAAATTCAGTATTTGTTGCTCTGAAATTGGCTAATTAAATTCCAACTGGGGATTTTCCTCTACCATGGAAATGATCTCTGTGTAAGATAAAGATTTTTCATTGGTAGAAATAATGTCGATCACTTCTGTGAGCAAATTTGAGTTCCCAGTAATGAAGTAAGTTTCCTGAGGAACGTAGCCATCTGGGAGGGAATCCTTTGGCTTGTGAAAGCTTGAGTAAGCTGCTACAGGGACAATGTCATCATCCTTATTTCCTGATTTATTATCagcaatgacatttttatttacaagATAAGGCTTTAGGTCAGCATCTTTTAGAGAATTTGTTTTCACCTGAATAACTGGATCATTTCCTGTTGTTCTGTTTACATCTGTAAGGTGATTCACTTCAGCTGTGTCTTTCACTGCAGAAGCTTTAGTTATTTCCCTTGTGTAATAGAAATTTGGTTTACTATATTCATTAGGAGAAAGAGTAGAAAACTTGGTGGTTGTTTTCTTGGGTTCTGAATTTTGATCACTAAAggcatcaatataaaaaattttgcTCTTGGTGACAGTAGTAGCAGCTGTGTTCGCTTTGATATTAGCCATATTGTCTGAAGAACCTGTGGAATCAGCTTGGAGAACAGTATAAACCAAAGGGAAAGCCTTTGGGACTCTTTGACTTCTAGCATTTTGTCCTTCTGAGGCAATGCCTTTATTGAAATAAGGTGAGTCTATAGACACAGGCTCTGATGCTGCTGATATTAACACTATTGGGTAATATATGTTTGTGCCTTTTATAAGTTTGGGGGCTGCAGTTTCTTTAGTAGGATCTTTCAAAGTTAGGATGAAAATTTCAGGTAGCCCCATAGATGCAAGTCTTAGAGACCTGACACTCTCTGATGATGGAAGGCTATAATGACCaatgttatttttgttcttaGTAGAAATAGCAGGAGCATATGGAATGTTGGCTGACATCTTTTTCAAAGGATAAACGAAAGTAAGAGCTGTGTTGATTGCATCTTCTGCGTTTTCTTTCACATTGGAGATGTCATCACTGGAAAGCTGAGCTATAGGAAAATTACTAAACCTTGAATCAGATATTGTAGCTATACCCATTTGATCTTCAGTAAAATCAGATATACTGGATGTGGTAGTGTCTGCTTTCCTGAGTGTAAATGTCTTATAAATGGTAGGTGAAGTATTTCTCCTGAGaaaattatcactatttttaaaagcatgattaGTAGTATCAGTTGTGAATGTCTTGCTGTCAGCTACAGGTTTCATGTCTGGAGAAAGGGAAtgctcagttattttattttctaagtcaaAGCCTTCAGAGGGAATTATGGTGTCATCATCACTATTTATGGTGCTTTTTCCTGTAGGTGTTTTGTCAGAAAAACTAGAAGGAAAGTTTATACTTGCATCAATTAGGAAGTGAGTTTTAGGTCTGTGAGCTTTGGTATTGACATTGGCATTGGAATTCTTGAGATCAATGGCATCAGTGTCAGTGCTATTTTCCTGTCTAGGAATCATAGGTTGGTAATTTTCTTTAGCTTTCAACACTGGAGGTATTGTTTTAGATAAGCTGTCTGAAGCAGCAACTGTGGTATATGGTGCATGAGACACATGTGTCTTGGGCGCATATATGAGTATACCCGTTTTTATCAGGGAATTATTTGCTCTATCTTCTAATTCAAAGGCATGCATATCTGAGACATATTCAGAACCACTTCATCAGATGTCATAGTTGTATGGTCCATATATGCTGGAGTGATTTTGCCTGCAGAAGAAATGTCATCCACTCTTTCTGaaatctcttctgtaaaataagttGTTCCATATTCAGCTGATGTCCCTCTCTTCATAAAATCTTTCTGCTCAGATATATTGCCTTGTAAATTACTTGCCATGTTTTTTCAGAGGTAATAAGAGGTGAAATGATAGCTTTATCAGATGgaataattattttctcatgtGGAATGTTGTAATCAGTCTCTTTGGTCATATCTTTTCCCATACTAGTAACTGGAACAAGTTCAGAATATTTGGAAGTCCCCGTGGATGCTGTGAAATCAGAAGGAGAAAAAGTTGACCTCCATTGTAGGCCATCTAGTCTAGTTGGAGTATTTGTGATGGACCCTCCTGTCTTAGTGACTTTATCATGAAAGGTAGGCCTAACATCTTCTGGAAGAATTAATGTGGAATTAGCTaaaaagattccttttaaatTGGGAGGTGTTTGAGGCTTGTAGGAAGTAACATTAAATTTAGCAGTGAAAGAATCTTCCATATTGCTGTCCCTCTTGGAGAGGGGATTGGGTTCTGTTCCTGATGGAAGGATTTTCCTCATAGCTGGGATGAAAACTGttgtatttgtaaaattatgTAATTCCAATTTAGCAGCTGGATCTTCTTGATCAAAAAGATCagctattttccttctttcatagACACTATCTTGAGAGTCTTCTCTAAGGGTTGAGGCTTTCATCATTGGTCTTTgagatatgaaatatattttgtcaGTCTTAGTTTTATAATTCTCAGGAGTATCTctattcagagagaaaaatgaatcaaCTTCACCATCTGTGGTACTATCTGAAAAAGTAGTTGATCCAGTTGGGGAAATATTCTGGGCCAATGGATAG
It encodes:
- the CABS1 gene encoding calcium-binding and spermatid-specific protein 1; the protein is MVPFCPMAEDGLPKIDSHPPTESSKTTTEATIFFGADNTIPKSETTITSEGDHITSVNDYTLENDFSRTDNKLTSPKEKVKSEDDVESHIIKSSTHLEKEITTLTGTTNTMANDSITENLIPAKIVNISSPSATVSLIDFSTNMAKEDILLDTTDPGNEDVSITSEVSGTLKGGTASIADTPTIPAKDESDVNNYSSSVKSNVTADEAIQITNSSIPEAEISPATEKNFTIPDITALTEEKITEIDLSLPEDDPNAVPKLTDSDEEKFITVFELTTTVERDKDNAEDILLTDEESMDEVNVWMEKNTTNEAENDPVLLTAVESRYDFVVPISVAMNLTENSSTLTKEDLSENNTMESVIKDSEPLSETTPNPDTLNNEEDAFTTEMGVFKLLKEEPDEFLI